TGTGAGGGACACTATCGCCCACGCGCCGTCGTCCCACATACAACACAGAGGCCAGCGCCGCCATCCCGGCGATATTGTGCACGACAATGCCGCCGGCAAAATCCAGCACGCCGAGCTTGGCTAGGAGTCCTCCGCCCCAAACCATGTGGACGAACGGGAAATAGACGAGTGTGAGCCAGCCAACCAGGAACATCAAATATGCGCCGAACCGGACACGATTCGAGAATGCGCCGGTGATCAACGCAGGTGTTATGATGGCAAACATCATTTGGTACGCCATAAAGACAAATTCGGGGATATTGCCGGATCCGAACGGGGACGGCGTGTTGAGGGTTACGCCGATCATAAAGGCTTTGTCGAGATTGCCTATTATAACACCATCGCCGCCGCTGAAGCACAACGAGTATCCGTAGGCCCACCAGATGATTGTGGTGACCCCCATCGAGACGAAGCTCTGGATCATGATCGTCAGCACGTTCTTGCGGCCGACCAGGCCGCCATAAAAGAACGCCAGCCCGGGCGTCATCAGCATGACCAGGCTGGTTGCTACGAGCATGAAGCCGGTATTGCCGGTATCAAACATCTTCAACCTCCGGTTTGAGATTGCCTGTAAAATCACCAGTTAGTTTGTGAAAAATGTAACAAAGTGCTTAAGGTGTGACAATCGGGGAAACCCCTACGTTGGGGCGCCAAATGCCTTAGCTGAAATGCTCGGGCGGATAGTGTCAGAGGGATGAAGACTGGGAACTGGACGGTTTGGACGCGGTGTCAACTACTCCAAAGGGGTGAGGCCTTCACGGATCGCGTATTTGGTCAGTTCGGCAACACTGTGGATGTCGAGCTTATCCATGATCTGCTTACGGTGAGACTCGATTGTCTTGATGCTCACGTCAAGCTGTGCGGCGATTTCCTTGGTGCTTCGACCCTCGGCGAGCAACTGCAGCACCTCGCGCTCGCGCGGACTTAAGACAGTATATGCGGAGGCGGGGCGTTCCCGGCTCAGCTCGATGTAGTCCTCGATGACCACATCGGCTATAGTGCGCGAGAGATATCGTTGATTGCGTGCGACCGTACGGATGGCTGCCAGAAGCTCATCGATGGCGCTGTCTTTGAGGACATACCCCATCGCGCCGGCGCGGAGCGATTCCGCCACAAACCGCTGATCTGCGTGCATGGACAGAATAATGATCTTAATGCCGGCGTTCTCAGCGAGAATTTTCCGTGTCGCCTCGATTCCGTTCAACTCCGGCATCGAGATGTCCATAAGCAAAATGTCCGGACGAATCTCGCGGGTTTTGACAACCGCGTCCGGTCCATCGACAGCGTCGCCCACCACCTCCATGTCCGACTGTTGTATCAGGAGCGTGCGCAGACCATCGCGGAACAACCGGTGGTCATCCGCCAGCAGTATTTTCAGCTTCATGTGACTTTCCTTTTGAGCGATGCGGCACCATGAGCGAAACGGTCGTTCCTTCTCCCAAGACGGAACGGATGTTCGTTCGTCCCCCAAGATAATTAAGCCGCTCTTTGATGTTGAACAGGCCAAAGTGCTCGTCGGCGAAGGTACCGAAGTCGACCGCCGCCATGTCAAACCCGCAGCCATTGTCGGAGACTTCTATCTCGATCCGGTCCGGGTGGCCCTGAATGGTTATTGAGACTATCTCGGCGCGGGCATGTTTGACGGCATTGGTAAGCAGTTCCTGGACCGATTTGAACAGGGTGATCTCAATCTCGTCGTCCAAACGAACAATCGGCACCGACCGCTTGACATTGACCTGCAGTCCATGCCTTCGCTGGAATCGTTCGGCCAGCCACTCGACAGCCGCCTCCAGTCCCAGCTCATATAGGACGGGCGGACTGATCTCAAAGGTGAGATTGCGCGTGTAGTGAATGGTCTGATCGAGCAACGACATGATTTCATCGATCTTTTCTTCAAAGCCGCAGAAAATGGCGTTTCCTCTGAACTGAGAGATGTTCATCTTGATAAAAGATAGCGCCTGCCCGATGTGGTCGTGAAGATCGGCAGCTATGGCTCGTCGTTCCCGTGCCTCGGTCAGCGTGAGTTCCGACGTCAGTTGCCGAAGCTGTCTCTGATACGCGGCGATTTTCACCTCCGCTTTCTGGTATTCGCCAATCTGCCCCTGCAAAGCCAGGTTGGCCTGCCGAAGTTCTTCGGTTCGCGCCCCTACCAGGTCCTCAAGGTGGTTGTGAGCTTGACGCAACGCCTCATCCGCAAGCATATGCTGGAAATAGAACCGAAGCATTTCGGCAAGCGATTCAATCAGATCCCGTTCTTCCTTAAGAAATGGGCCTTCGTCGGCATCAGGCCGGGGTTCGCGGTAGAATACGTCAACGCTGCAGCGCTGCCCGTCGCGCACCACAAAATCGGCACGCTGGCGCCATCGTGATGCGTTAAATCCCGGAGTGGCCGCTTCAAGCGCCTGGAATCGAATCCGCGCGTCGGTAATCTCAGGGTATTGCCAGGCCGGGGGTATCAGCGTAACAATCTCGCTCATGACCTGCAATGGCGGCTTGCTTTCGTCCTGTAGAATGCGGGCAGTGGCGTGAAGGGCGGTCAATTCCTTGACACGCTCGCGCAAACGGTGCAGAATATCATTCGTCATCGCTATGACTAAGATAGTCCGAAGTCGGCACTGTAGTAAGATGCGTCGGTTCGCTATGTTTAGGAACCAACCGATAGGCGAACGGTATAACATGGAGTTATAGGAAGGTATTTGGCCGGGAGACGCTCGTATGAAAATGAAGGGAATTGTGGTGAACAACAGGATGTTCAGGTTGCTGGTGCAGCTTTCCACTTTACTGCTGATGACATCGGCAGCTACCGCCTTTGGTGCCGACGTGGAGACGACATCGAAGTGGGCCACAGACGCGATGGTTGTCGACGGTCACCGGTCGGATTGGCCGGCCGGGGCGATCGGATTTCTGAAGGAGCCTGAAGCGAGTGTCGGCCTCTGCAATGATTCGCAGAATCTGTATGTCGTGTTGACGTTTCGCAATCCGCAATGGGCCATCGCAATTCGGCGTGGCGGGCTCACGCTTTGGCTGGACAACAAGGGGAAAAAGAAAAAGGAGTTCATGCTTAAGTTCACGGGTGGCCCCGGCCCCGGTGAAATGCAGGCGCTGGTCAGTGACTCCTCTCGCCGGGATCGGGAACGGCCAATGCCAGGGATGGGTATGGAGGAAGGGCCGGGAGGCAGACGAGCGGCCGAGACGACCTTGGTCTGTTTCCAGAAGGATCGAATAGCGGAAAAGCAGATTCCGCTTGATGGGAGAGAAGGGCCGAGCGCTGCGTTCGGCGAGGAAGAGGGTTTTTTCGTCTATGAGTTCAGTGTGCCGCTCCGGGAGACTGCCGTTCTCAACTATGGACTCGGGGCAAAACCGGACGAGCCGGTAAGTGTCGGATTTCTGTGGGGAGGGCTCGACAGAGACAAAATGGACCGACCTAAAGGGGGATTTGAGATCGGCGGGATGGGGGACGGTATGGGGGGTGGCATGCCGGGAGGCGGTGGGCCGGGTGGTCAAGGGGGACCGCGTGAGGGCGGCAGGATGGGCAAGGGCATGCCCAAGAAACAGGAAGTATGGCTGAAGGCTCGGCTGGCTGCAGTCGGCTCCGAATCGAAATGATCATGCAGTGAAAGTACGCCTGAAGCTGCTGGTGAGTCAGCGCAGGCCGTCTAAATAGATTGCCTTGCGGTGAGCAAGTGCGAGCTATGAATCCGCAAAAACCGTCCTCATTTTTGGTTGCCGCTCCACCGATATTACCTTATGTACGGCGTATAAAGTAGATACAGGCTCTCTATATATCACTAGGAGGAGATATGAAACGGACATCATTCATTATTGCACTGTCAGCATTGCTGGTATTGGCGATCCTTCTCATAGGTTGCGGCAAGGATAGTCAGGAGGGTTCAAAGGAAGGGGACGCTGACACGCTGCAGGCAACTGCGCAAAGGCAGGCCGACGAATCGGGCAAGGAGGTTGCCCAGGCGAACGAAGAAGAGACCAAATCACAATCGAACACGCCTCCTCCGGCTCCCAAGCCGAAGCCGGTGGTGATCACAATTCCAGAGAGTACGCAAGTGCAAATAGCGCTCGCAGATACCGTGCAGACCAATGAAAACGTGGTTGGCGACCAGTTCACGGGCACGGTGGCCAAGGCTGTCACCATGGACGGACGAGTACTTATTCCTGAAGGCGCGCAAGCAAGCCTGGTGATCACCAAGCTGGTGAAGGGGGGAACGATGAAAACATCGCCGGAGATGGAGTTCACGGTTAAAGAAGTGGTGCTGGCGGACGGGCAGAGCCATCCGGTGGTAACCGATGCGTTTTACGAGAAGGGGCGTAGCCACACGGCGCGTGAGGTTGGAATGATTGGTGGCGGTGCGGCCGCAGGTGCGGTGATCGGCGCTATTGCTGGAGACAAAAAGGGCGCGGTGATCGGTGCGGCTGTGGGTGCTGCTGCAGGGACAGGCGCGGCTGCTGCAACCGGCCGCCAGAATCTCAAATATGTTCCCGGACAAACGGTGACGTTCACGACTCAGCAGCCGGTTCGAGTGACGCTGCCACCATCCAAGTAACAACAGAATCGGCACGATATTCGAGGCAGGACCATCACGCGGTCCTGCCTTTTAGTTTCATCGCCATGACGATCGATTTGCGCTTGTACGGGAGGGGGCCGATGACCGAAGGGTCAGCGTGCTGGAATCCCAGGCTCATGTACAAATGATTGGCAGCCGGCAGAAGATCACTAGTAGCGAGCACGATTGACTCGGCGCCCAAAGCGCGGGCTTTGTCGATCGCTGCCTGCGCCAGCATTCGCCCGATCCCCCGACCGCGCTGGTCCGGCAGAACCGCCATCTTGGCTAATTCATACTTCATGTCCGTGTGCTTCAGTAGCGCGCAGGTCCCCACGACGTCATCGTCCATCAAGGCGAAGAAGATGTGACCGTGCTGTTTGATTATCCGGGTGTACGGGTCGTTGAGCACGATCCGGTCGAACGGCTCCACCGTGAAGTATTTCTCCAGCCAGTCATAGTTGAGCTCGCGGAACTGCCGGGCGTACTTGTTGTGAAATTCGACGATCCGTACTTCTGTATCCGGTCGATTTGAGCTGGTCATAGATCTGATTCCCTAAACGGTGACAACTGAAATGAAATGATATATTGCCCGAGACGCAAGGGGTCGGCTGTGCGATACACGGACCGGGCATTAACTTGCCACCGCATGTCGAGCACTCTATATTGCTTGGTAATAGATTGACTTGACGGAGGACATGATGCCGAAAGCCAGACGTCCCACCAGCGGGGTGGCGCGCGAACTACGCTACGACGAGATCGATTACCATGTCAGTTATAGACCGCCGAATGCGAAATCATCGAATGATGTCCCCCCGTGTGATGAGATACTGGGTCAGGGGCGGGCGCTCAATGCCATCAAGCTGGGGCTCAATGTCCGCACCAAGGGTTACAATATTTTTGTGACCGGCATGGGCGGGACCGGCCGCACGACCACCATCAAACACCTGCTCGAACAGCTCGATCACCAGAAGCCGGAGTTGTTCGACGTGTGCTATGTGAACAACTTCAAGAACGACGATAACCCGCGGGCGCTGGTTTTCGGTGCGGGCGAGGGAAGACGGTTCAAGAAGGACATGGAATACCTGATCAGTTCGATCAGGAAGGTCGTTCCCAAGATTTTTCTCTCCGAGGAGTACAAGGATCGCAGTAATCGTTTGATGCGCGAGTACGACACGCGCCAGAAGGAACTGATCTCCGAGTTCGAGGAGAAACTGAACACGGCCGGGTTCGTCATGGTGCAGATCCAGGCCGGTTTGGGTGTCCGCAACGAAATTCAGCCGCTGGTCGATGGCGAGCCGGCCTCAATGGAGAAACTTGAACACCTCTCCAAACAAGGGAAGTTCGCAGCCACCCAGCTCGATGAACTCCGGCGTAAATGGGACAGTCTCCGCCGGGATTTCGACGTCACGACGATAGAATCCAAAAAGCTGAGTGGCAAGCTGGAAGAAGCGATCGACAAACTGAATTATTCGATGGTGGCGCCGCTCGTGGCCGATAAAGTGAATTTGCTCAAAAAGCGGTATCCCGAAGAAAAAGTGGTGCTGTATCTGGATGAGGTGCAGGAGGCGCTGACGGGGGACCTGGACCGATTTCGGGAGGCTCAGCCGAGACGGGGCGAGGAAGAAGCGCCCCCGTATCGGAAACGGGAACCGTTCGAGGAGTTTTCGGTCAATCTGCTGTTGGACAATACCGAGGCCGACAAGGTGCCGATCATCATCGAGAAATCTCCTTCTTACAAGAATCTGTTTGGTTCACTCGAACGTGTGGTGGACCGATTCGGGTACTGGCGCACCGATTTCACCCGCATTTTCGCCGGTTCGCTTCTCCGGGCATCGGGAGGTTTTCTGGTGATCAACGCGTTCGATCTACTCAGCGAGCCGGGTGTCTGGTGGCCGCTCAAACGGTCACTGCGCAACGGCGAGCTCGAGATCACCGGCTATGACCCGTTCTACATGATGGCCGGGTCCGGGATCAAGCCGGAACCGATACCGCTGAATGTCAAAGTGGTGCTAATCGGCGAGCCGTATCTATATAACATGCTCTGGCGGCTGGACGAGGATTTCAAGAAAATATTCAAGATCAAGGCCGAGTTCGACAGTGTCATGCCGCTCTCCGACGAGAACCTCAAGGACTATTACTGTTTCATACGCCGTATCGCCGATCAGGATCAACTGCCGCCGTTCGACCTGAGCGGCATGCAGGCGGTGGCGGAATACGGCCGCCGTCTGGCGGGACATCGCGACAAACTGAGCGTCCGTTTTACGGCCATCGCCGACATGGTGCGCGAGGCGGCGTTCTGCGCGACGGAGCGGCAGGGGGACATGGTCACGCGCGCGGATGTGCGCACGGCCATCATCCGGAAACGCCAGCGGGTGAACCTCGTGGAAGACAAAATACAGGAGATGTACGACAAGGAGATGCTCCTGGTCTCCACCACCGGTTCGGCGGTAGGGCAGATCAACGGACTGTCGGTATACGATGTGGGTGAGTATGCGTTTGGCCGGCCAAGCCGTATCACCGTGAACACGTCGCTGGGGAAAGCGGGCGTGATCAATATCGAGCGTGAGGCGGACCTGTCCGGCCCGATCCATGACAAAGGTGTCCTCGTCCTGAGCGGGTTCCTTCGCGAGATGTTCTCCCAGGACAAGCCGCTGACTATGTCGGCATCGATCTCGTTCGAGCAATCGTATAGTGGTGTTGACGGCGACTCGGCGTCGTCGACCGAGATCTACGGCATTTTATCGTCGTTGACCGGTCTGCCTATCAAGCAGGGGATCGCGGTCACCGGCTCCGTGAATCAGAAAGGCGAGATCCAGCCGATCGGCGGCGTCAACGAGAAGATAGAGGGCTTTTTCGATGTCTGCTCGTCGCGCGGCTTGACCGGCGACCAGGGTGTGATCATTCCGCATCAAAACGTGCAGGACCTGATGCTTCGGCCGGATGTCATGGATGCTGTCAAAGCCGGGAGATTTCATATTTATCCGGTGAAGAGTATCAGCGAGGGGATTGGCCTGCTTACCGGCACCCCCGGGGGCGAGCGGATGCCGAAGGGGAAGTTCACGCCCAAATCGGTGTTCGCGCTGGCGGATCATAAACTTCGCGAAATGGCGCTCACCTTCGAGCGGTTCGGGCGCGAAGCACACAACAACAACGACAAGAAGAACTCCAGGCGTGTCAGACCAAGACGCCCGATCGCCCGCAAGAAGAGGTCACGAAAAGGGTAGCAGGTGCACTCGCTCAGCGTTCCGTTCGATACGAACGGGTTGTTCATGGTGAGCGAAATCGCCGATACCGTTTTTTTACTTGACAGTGTTGTGCATGATGGTATGATGGGCATGAACACTTTGTCTTAGGAGGTTGTTCAATGCGCAAAGCTAAGAAAGCAACAAGAAAGGCGGCTCGTGGGGCAAGACGGTTGCGCTGCGCGGCCAAAACGAAGAACGGGAAGCAGTGCAAGCGCTTCACCGACGGCCGGGCCAGGCTGTGCTCCGTGCATAAGAAATAGCTGCCCGACCAACGAACACACGTGGCGGCCGGTTTTCACCGGCCGTTTTTTTGTGACGTGACTAACAGGTGCGATCCTGCTGAGGAGCCGTCCGATGGTTCACTGCCTGTAACGGACAATCCACACCTTTAGGTGTGGCACAAGCCGGCCGTTCTTGTTGTAAGAGACGATGTGCGTGTCTCAGCTCAGAAATCCGCACCAAGCGAGAAATAGTAGGTCGGTTTATCCGAGACGCGATAGAAGTCGGTCGACCAGGCCAGATCATAGCGCAACAGGACAAATCCGAACAAGTTGGCCCGCATGCCGAAGCCGAATCCGGTCTTGATATCCTGAAGTCTGTTTCCGCCCTCGCTGGTACCGCCTTTGAAATGATTGCCGGTCCAGGCAGCGCCGATATCGGTGAAGATGGCGCCGTTGACGTTGCTTATGACTATCGGCAGCGGGAACCGCATGGCCAGAATTTGGATCATAGGAAATCGGAACTCGGCGTTTATCAAACCGAACCGGTCACCGGAAAGACCGTAGAAATCCTGTCCGCGAAGCGGTGTGACCACGTCGGCGAAATATAAGTTCTCGACATCGTATACTTTGGCTTCCAGAGTGCGTCTGCCGATCCAGTTGGTGGTCCCGCCGAGGAAGTACATCTTAGGCGTCTTGCCGAATGACGCGCCGCCGGCGAGCCTGATAGCCGTTGAGAAATTCTTGCCGAGGTGCCAGTACTTCCGCCAATCAATCTCAGTGGAATAGAACTCGATATCGTTGGCATCGAAAAGATTGACGCCGCCGGAGAAAGTTACCTTGGCGCGGCGGCCGTTGATCGGTCCGGTGTATCCCCAGAGGATATTGTCCGTGACGTACGAGATCGCAAAGGTGGTCACTTTGGAGCTGCGATCCGAACGAGGGTCATCGAAATCATAATACTTCCGGTCGATGAAGTACTGTGCGCCGATCAACTCGATGCGGCTGAACATCGATTTGGGGCGACTGACGAAGAACTGCAGGCCGTAGAAGCGGTCCGAGAACAGGTGGTCGTAGCTGTCCAGATAATAGTTCTTGGTGTGGAATATCCCGCCGCCGAAATTGGTGCGCCGCGTGTTATTGAAATAGTATGCCTGGACGTTTGACTGATCGATCGTGTTGACCAGATCGGTGGCCAGATAGATCTGGTGGTTCCCAAGGTAATCAGAGAACACGAAGTAGGACTGTCCGCGAAGCCCGAAGAACGTGTTGTAGGAAAAGCCGCCCCCCACGTAATCAGGCGTAAACTTCACCTTGTACTTCTTGATCTCATACTCGCCGCTTGGTAATGCACCGGGGATGGAATCAAAAGAAGGTGGCTCGGTCATGGGACCTTTGGCGATATTGGTGTCGGAGGTGATGTCCTGCATCAGGGAATCAAGCGGGTCCTTCTTACGCGCCTTGCTGACGTACACATATTCGTCGCCATAGATGCCGGTCTTGCCCGACAGTGAGTCGGTCCGGGCAGCGGTGGTCGAATCGGCAGTCGCTTTGGTTGTGGCCGTATCACTCTTACTCGTATCAGTGACAGCGAGAAGAGTGGAATCACTCGGTGGCGTAATTGATGCCGACGTATCAGGCGGGACTGGCGCGATCGCCGGGGGCTGCGTCTTGACAACGCTGTCGGTGACAGCCACCGGCGGGCCGGCAAGTCCTTTCGGGAAATTGTACTTGCCGAGGACGAAGTCCGTTGACTTGAGGACGCCGTTATCGCCGACCGGCATCAGGTCTTTGAGGACAAATATGTCAAACGCTCCCTGGTAAAATGCGGACAACGCGATCTTCTGGCCGTCGGGAGACCAGGACATCGAGCGCGCGCCGGTCAGCAGGTCGGTCACGGCAAAGTATCTGGAGGAATCAAGATAGGCGACATACACGTTATCGGTCCCGTTGCGGTTGGAGATGAAGGCAACCTTCTTCCCGTCAGGTGACAGCATCGGCATCCGATTTGTACCCGGGCCGACTTCCATCGCAGAAATGCGCGAGGATGCGATATCGATGGAGAACAGGTTGTAATCGCCGTAGGCGAAATCACCGGGCCGGAATCCTTTGGCCGCATCGAACGGTTGACCGAGGTGGTCAAGCCCAGGTACGCCGTCGTGCGGACGGTCGGACGCAAACACCAGTGCGCTCGAATTGGGCATCCAACTCGGATCCAAATCATCGAACCGGTCATCGGTCAACTTCCGGATCTGGTCGGTGGCGAGGTCGAAAATATACAGGTCACGCTTGTAGCCGTCGAGCGCGCTGAACGCGATCTTGGTACTGTCCGGTGACCAGGCGGGGGAATGCACGTTATAGAAGTTCAGCTTCTTCCGTCGATAGATATGCTTGTTGTTAATGTCGAGCAGCATGATGGCGTCGCGGCCACCCGACTTGGCCACAAACGCGATGCTGCGGCCATCGGGCGAGAACGACATGCCGGAAACATAGCTGTGCAGCGATTCCAGATCGCCCGACCTTTCCCCCTTGACCAGCCGGTCCAGCACTTTGCCGTCGAGGGCGGAGAGAAGGACAATCTCGGTGTAATCTGACTTGTCGGTGAAAATGGCGATCTTGTCGCCGTCCGGCGAATAGACCGGCTGCTCGTTGAAATAGGAGCCATCCTTCCGGGCGTGCGTGAGTTGTTTGCCGATCTCATCGGCTTCCTTGCGCTGGGCAATCTCCGGCCAGTAGCGCCGTTTCATTTCCTTGGCAAACGCTTCCCACAATTCCTCCTCATCTACGCCTATGGCCGCCTTGAGGGTACGGCCCATGGTGAGGTGGATCTTCCCCTTCTGTAAAATCTCTCCCAGCTTCTCTTCGCCGTACTTATCGGCGATGAATTTGATCATCGCCTGTCCCTGCTTGTAGGCAAGGAACCCACCGAGATACTGAGGCGGCGTGAGGTAGCCGTTGACGGTGGCGTCGCGGACGAACATATCGGAGAAATAATCCCACCCGTGGCGGGACGAGTATTCCGCATACCCTTCCGCGTACCAGAGCGGGAGATTGAACAGCCGCCGCTGTGACAAAAGCGAGCCGAACATGTTGCCGTAGAGCATATCGTACACGACGGCGTGGGTGAGTTCGTGATGCAGCACGTGGCGGAAATCTTCGTACGAGCCGGTGAACGGAATGACGATCCGGCTCTTGAACACCTCGGTGAAACCGCCGACCCCTTCGGGGATGAGGTCGGGGATGATATTGGTCTGCTGAAAGTCGTTATGCGAGTTATAGATGAACACCGGCACGCGGCGCTGGATCTTGTAATTGAGCTCTCGGGAAATATCGACATAGGCCGACTCCATGACGGTCATGGCGAATTTGGCCGTCGGGTAGGCGTTCTCGTAGAAATAGATGTCGAAATGGCGTGACTGAATATAGCTCCAGTCGAAGTTCTTGTACTGGACTTTGTTTTTGCCGAACTGAACTTCCTGCGCCGATCCGGCTGCGGCCACAAGCAGGAGAAAGAGCCCCAGCCAGCGAGCGATCTGTTTTGTCATGTCTGTCACCTTTCCAACCAATGACGCTCGACCGGAGGCGGAAATTCAATATGATCTCTGCCTGGTCCGGCCGCCGCGTGAACCAATGGTCCTCGGCTACACAGCGGAAGTCTTCTCTCTTGTTATATCGGCACCAAGGGATGAAAGCCGTTCTTCGAGCCGATAGTACCCGCGGTCGACATGGTAGACGCGAAGAATCTCCGACCGTCCCCTGGCGGCCAGGCACGCCAGGACGATACCGGCCCCGGCGCGGATATCCGGTGCCATCACTTCGGCTCCACGCAACGACTCGACTCCATTCACAATCGCCTCGGAGGCGGACACGTTGATGTCGGCGCCCAGACGCCGCAGTTCCATCGTATGAGAGAACCTATCTACGAAAACAGTCTCCTTGATATGGGAGGTTCCCGTGGCGATACAGGCCGCGGCCATGATGCAGGCCTGAAGGTCGGTAGGGAAACCGGGATAGGGGAATGTCGTGACCGAAACCGGCTGGAGTTTCTTGGGGCCCTTAACGGTGATGCCGTTCCTGGCGGTTTTCACCTCGCAGCCGAGTTCGCGAAGCTTGTGGTTCACCATAGTGAGTTGGGTCGGATCAATACCGGTCATCTCCACTTGACCACCGGTCAAAGCGGCGCCGAAAGCATAGGTACCGGCGACGAGGCGGTCTCCAGACACAGTATGCTCGACCGCCTGCAGCCTCTTCACCGGCTCAATGGTGATCTCGGGCGTGCCGACACCATGGATCTTAGCTCCGGCTTTGTTGAGAAATTCCGCGACATCAATTATTTCCGGATCGCAGGCGGCGTTGATAATGACCGTCTTGTTCTTTGCGAACACGGCGCCATAGATGATGTTTTCGGTTCCGGTATGGGAGGGCCGGTCGAAGTATATCTGGCCTCCCGTCAAGGGCTTCCCTTCGGCAATAACGTAACCGGCTTCTTCGGATATCTTCGCCCCGAGGCTTGCGAACCCTTTAATATGAAAATCGACCGGTCTTGCTCCGAGAGAGCAGCCGCCCGGCAGCGAGACCTTGGCCTCGCCCATGCGAGCCAGGATCGGACCGAGCACCAGAAACGACGCCCGCATCTGCCGCATCAAATCATACGGCGCGGTGGTCTCGGTAAGTTTCTCGGCGTTGACGGTCATCACTTCGGCCTTGGCATCGTACGTGACTCTGGCACCAAGGAACTTGAGCATGTCGATGATGGTGTAAATGTCGCGGAGGGGCGGGATGTTGCGGACGACCGACTCTCCCTTTTGTATCAGCAGGGCCCCGGCGATGATCGGGAGGGCGGCGTTTTTCGAACCGTCAACCCGAACCTTCCCTTTCAGGACGGCCGGTCCCTGGATTACGAATTTGTCCATGCTAACCCTTTCTAACCTGTCTGGGCGATTCTGTTCCGTTTTTTGCATCGGCCAGTGGACAGAATCCAGCGCCTGCCAATTTCACGAGCCCTCTTCAAAAAGGGAAGCAAAAAACCGGTCAAGGGTGAGAAAGTGGAGGTTTAGGCTCGACTCATCGAATCACGTGGGAATATCAATCGGCTCGGCCAGAATCCCCAGGCTCTCGCGCGTGCGGATGAACAGGTCGATGGCGTCGTCGTGGCAGAAGTCCGGATCGGTCCAGGGCAGGCGAACATACTGCCCTCGCGAATAGACCAGGACCAGTTCGGCGAAAACACCATCGCGAATATAGATCCGGTGTCCGTACTCACGGTGACACCCCATCACCAGACTGCATGCGGTAAGAATGCAGGGGTCGACGTTGACCGTTCTGAAGGTGAAGTCATCAACGTGGTCCCCCAATTGCGACTCAATCCGGTGACAGGCGGCTTTGATATCAACCAAGTCCTCGCGAGGGACCGGTTTCTCAAATGAGAAGAACCGCCGCTGGAGCCGGCTCCCCATCTCCTCGGCGTACAGCTTGCCGTTGGAATGAGGTATATCGCTGGTTTCAAACTGGACCCGTCCAAACCGTTTTTCCAGCATGGTCAGGGCATCGCTCAAAGCATCAAGAGACGAGTGGGTAACGGAGATGACCAATCGTCCTGGTTCCGGTCGTTGTACTCGCGCCATGGTGCGATATTTGGCCTGCAGACGCCAAAAGGCAACAAAAACTTCGCATCGGACGAAAATTGCAGCGACCTGATCAGGTCGACACCGCGTGTTGTCTCATCCGAAACTCACCGCGAAGTATCGCATACAGGAAGCTGTCGTGCCAGCGGCCGC
The Candidatus Zixiibacteriota bacterium genome window above contains:
- a CDS encoding response regulator transcription factor → MKLKILLADDHRLFRDGLRTLLIQQSDMEVVGDAVDGPDAVVKTREIRPDILLMDISMPELNGIEATRKILAENAGIKIIILSMHADQRFVAESLRAGAMGYVLKDSAIDELLAAIRTVARNQRYLSRTIADVVIEDYIELSRERPASAYTVLSPREREVLQLLAEGRSTKEIAAQLDVSIKTIESHRKQIMDKLDIHSVAELTKYAIREGLTPLE
- a CDS encoding ATP-binding protein, which encodes MPKARRPTSGVARELRYDEIDYHVSYRPPNAKSSNDVPPCDEILGQGRALNAIKLGLNVRTKGYNIFVTGMGGTGRTTTIKHLLEQLDHQKPELFDVCYVNNFKNDDNPRALVFGAGEGRRFKKDMEYLISSIRKVVPKIFLSEEYKDRSNRLMREYDTRQKELISEFEEKLNTAGFVMVQIQAGLGVRNEIQPLVDGEPASMEKLEHLSKQGKFAATQLDELRRKWDSLRRDFDVTTIESKKLSGKLEEAIDKLNYSMVAPLVADKVNLLKKRYPEEKVVLYLDEVQEALTGDLDRFREAQPRRGEEEAPPYRKREPFEEFSVNLLLDNTEADKVPIIIEKSPSYKNLFGSLERVVDRFGYWRTDFTRIFAGSLLRASGGFLVINAFDLLSEPGVWWPLKRSLRNGELEITGYDPFYMMAGSGIKPEPIPLNVKVVLIGEPYLYNMLWRLDEDFKKIFKIKAEFDSVMPLSDENLKDYYCFIRRIADQDQLPPFDLSGMQAVAEYGRRLAGHRDKLSVRFTAIADMVREAAFCATERQGDMVTRADVRTAIIRKRQRVNLVEDKIQEMYDKEMLLVSTTGSAVGQINGLSVYDVGEYAFGRPSRITVNTSLGKAGVINIEREADLSGPIHDKGVLVLSGFLREMFSQDKPLTMSASISFEQSYSGVDGDSASSTEIYGILSSLTGLPIKQGIAVTGSVNQKGEIQPIGGVNEKIEGFFDVCSSRGLTGDQGVIIPHQNVQDLMLRPDVMDAVKAGRFHIYPVKSISEGIGLLTGTPGGERMPKGKFTPKSVFALADHKLREMALTFERFGREAHNNNDKKNSRRVRPRRPIARKKRSRKG
- a CDS encoding sensor histidine kinase yields the protein MTNDILHRLRERVKELTALHATARILQDESKPPLQVMSEIVTLIPPAWQYPEITDARIRFQALEAATPGFNASRWRQRADFVVRDGQRCSVDVFYREPRPDADEGPFLKEERDLIESLAEMLRFYFQHMLADEALRQAHNHLEDLVGARTEELRQANLALQGQIGEYQKAEVKIAAYQRQLRQLTSELTLTEARERRAIAADLHDHIGQALSFIKMNISQFRGNAIFCGFEEKIDEIMSLLDQTIHYTRNLTFEISPPVLYELGLEAAVEWLAERFQRRHGLQVNVKRSVPIVRLDDEIEITLFKSVQELLTNAVKHARAEIVSITIQGHPDRIEIEVSDNGCGFDMAAVDFGTFADEHFGLFNIKERLNYLGGRTNIRSVLGEGTTVSLMVPHRSKGKSHEAENTAGG
- the murA gene encoding UDP-N-acetylglucosamine 1-carboxyvinyltransferase, translated to MDKFVIQGPAVLKGKVRVDGSKNAALPIIAGALLIQKGESVVRNIPPLRDIYTIIDMLKFLGARVTYDAKAEVMTVNAEKLTETTAPYDLMRQMRASFLVLGPILARMGEAKVSLPGGCSLGARPVDFHIKGFASLGAKISEEAGYVIAEGKPLTGGQIYFDRPSHTGTENIIYGAVFAKNKTVIINAACDPEIIDVAEFLNKAGAKIHGVGTPEITIEPVKRLQAVEHTVSGDRLVAGTYAFGAALTGGQVEMTGIDPTQLTMVNHKLRELGCEVKTARNGITVKGPKKLQPVSVTTFPYPGFPTDLQACIMAAACIATGTSHIKETVFVDRFSHTMELRRLGADINVSASEAIVNGVESLRGAEVMAPDIRAGAGIVLACLAARGRSEILRVYHVDRGYYRLEERLSSLGADITREKTSAV
- a CDS encoding GNAT family N-acetyltransferase yields the protein MTSSNRPDTEVRIVEFHNKYARQFRELNYDWLEKYFTVEPFDRIVLNDPYTRIIKQHGHIFFALMDDDVVGTCALLKHTDMKYELAKMAVLPDQRGRGIGRMLAQAAIDKARALGAESIVLATSDLLPAANHLYMSLGFQHADPSVIGPLPYKRKSIVMAMKLKGRTA